The DNA segment atcccataagaataaagAAACTTTCTCACCCATGAAAATACGTGTGGTCGAGAAGACAAGGAACTACCGTTCATCAAATATTCCACAAATCTAAAGTAAGAGGCTCGGTCAATATATTTATTCTAGTCTCAAATCtcaattataaattcaagtaATCAAACAAACAAGTTTAATTCAAGTAGTATAGTTAAGGCATGGTATAGGTCTAAGTCTACCCGTACAtaaacatgaatctagctacgaacggactctcgttacctcgtacATACGTAGCACCCATAACAACTAGCACACAATAATTAAAATTCCTACAGAGATACTTCTCTCTTATAAGATTatgcaagagacttacctcgcttccaaGCCCACTACTCGGCTCTCAAACCTCACTAGTTGCCTCAAATCAACGCCGAGCAACCCGAAACTAATCAAAGGACGTATAAACCAATAAATATATGCTCAAAGgctcataatttaactattagagtaattttccaacccaaatcggaaagtcaacaaaaatcaaccccaggcccacatgcccggattccaaattttttcaaaaataaatattacccatggaattacgaactcaaatatataacttataaccaattccataattaattcgtggtcaaatctcatttttactaaACCCTaagtttttcaacaaaatcccaaaatttcactAATTTCTATGTTACAATCCTTATTTAATCCATCTATTTTACTCACAAtaggtagaaatcacttaccttatgatcttgatgaaaatccctctccAAAGAGCACCCAAATCGCCCAAGCCAAGTGAAATGTGAGGGAAATGAGACTAAATCCCGAATGAAAGCATGCATTCTGCCCATATGTTACCCTTTGCGATCGCGGATaaagcctcgcaattgcgaagcacaGTCTTGCTTATGCCCTCGatttccccttcgcgaacgcggtaaaAGCCCCTGCCAATGCGAAGGCTTCCAGGCTAgatacatcgcgaacgcgagccccctTTCACGAACACGAAGGTCCACTGCAACCCTCTCCTCCCTCCCCCGCCCCCCAGAATGCCTCTTTCGCGATCGTAGAATCTCCTACGCGATCGCATGTACTAGATGACTCCCCTGGCCCTCACCCCCAACTCATCGCGTTCGCTACCTTGGTCACGTAAAGACGAAGCTGTCAGGCCAAACACCGTGATCGCGATGCCCACTCcctgatcgcgaagcacaaaacctcCTCAGCCTCTCACGGCTCTCCACGATTGCGAGACCATCACCGCAATCGCGAGACCATCATCGCAATCGCGATTCACACCAAATACCAATAAAATCTACCAAGTTCAACCTTGCTCTGGGtggttcgaaactcacccgagccatccgagaccccgtccaaatataccaaccagtccatAAATATACTACGGACTAACTCGAAGTCTCAAAAactataaaataatatcaaaataaagaatcgcacctcaaaaccaaattaatcaaTGTCTAAACTTAAAACTTCTTCCAACTAACTCTGAACGTgatgaatcatacttagacaactcggaataACACCAAACTTCATGCACAAGTTCGATATGACCAAACAAACCTACTCCAGGATCAGAATGCCAAACGGGatccgataacaccaaagtctacttcaagtcaaacttagaaaactctaaaaccttcaaaatgccaacttccaacTATAAGTGCCGAAATACTTTCGGTCCACtcgaaactcgatccgaacatacgcccaagtccaaaattaccattagaacctattggaaccttcaaattctgatttcgaagtcgtttactcaaaatgttgactcaagtcaaacttggccaccttaggccactattatggaactaagtgtttcggATTCAACTCGAACCTTTCAtaaccaaaccaaccgtctttgcaagtcataaaacaggaaaaaaataaaaaaaaagtcttaAATATAGGAATTagagatctagaaagcaaaataatCGCTCGGATCGTTACAATGATATGTTGTTATTTTGAGTTGTCATGATTATGGCACATATAAACATATTAGGGTGGATATTGTTATTGTGATGATGTGTGGGAATAAGAGTGGCATTCTTATTGATGATATATGAAGTATAAATATGGCATTCTTGTTGATGAAATatagagtataagggtggcatttatattgattatatgtGGAGAATAAAGGTGGCATTCATATCGATGATATGTggaaataagggtggcattcttgttgttgatatgtGGGGTATTCTTGCTGATGAAATGTGAAGTATAAGTGTGCATTCCTGAATAAGCAAGTGaattctttatgctttgttatgcACTTTACATGTGTaaacaataaatttgcgtcaagaaaataatcgagaccgaaaaatattgcaacaatcgtagtatttgatttcgagtaatttgagtgttacaatctttaTGATCCCTCTGATTCTAATTTTtcaatataaattcaagggcctttgggCTTGATCTTGAATTTCGATTTGATTTATCCATCGTGAATACTTTAATTGCTGCCACGAATTTTATCATgaacaagtagccttgatcttgaacgccttgtGTTTGATTTGGCTttgttcttgatcttgaatacttgaaattTGTGTTGAAGTGCTTGAATGCTTGAACACTTGCAGTTTGCAAAGAATTGTGGCCTTTGATCCACAAGCTCCCTTATGTCTTCTTGTTATAATTTCTGGTCTcctttctgggttatgaagacccatatttatagttgtgggagggaagagttgtgCAAACACTTTCCGACCAATCATATTGAAGCATGACAAGGCCACATTTGATTGgctagaacatgtcacttgcacatgtggcacAATTTTATTgaccttttaatttgacttggcatgccttgtcattttgacacgtggcacgatcctattggctcttccatttgacttggcgtgccacgtcatttgacacatggcaccaaactgggcctctaggaataTGACATCTTGCACTTAATGAAGTGGGCCCATCACTTTAGCCCAACTAAATAGGCTAgaccaatggattaagacttatttatttaatccatatatattggattatataactaattcaattatattagcccataatatttgtTTAGACGAATATATCTTGAATTAAAATATAGTCTAAATTATTTTatagatttaattttaataaaatttgtaTGCCTACAAATGCCCCCGACTTCAAGACTTGTCGAGATATAGATACGTACATTTTCTAAGACTAGTCTTGAAGTATTGGAGAAAGTTTATATTTGTTATATTACCCCATGAAACTTACTTCTAATAGCGTCTTTGCATGTTGTAATATAGGGAGATAAAATAATGCTTGCAGGCCAAACTTTAATACTCCATTTGATACTGTATTTGATTTGCTTCACACCGGCACTAGGAATTGTAACTCCCATAATATATTTCTATTAAAGGAAAAATCCCACGTAGGCAAAAGGTGAGATCACATAATCCAATATCCCTTGGGAATAGAAGATCGTGAGTACCACATTGTTTTCTTCTTGCATTTGAATTCGTGTCTCCTTTAGTTAACTTACGTGAGAAGATCTCCTTTTCCTATTTAAACATGGATACTTTGCTAGTCAAATTCTTTTAGGAGACAACTCTTAAACATTGTCCCACATCGTAGCGACATCCTCAATTAACCGTTGTCCATAGTTTATAAATAGGCGCACACCCTTCCTTTGTTGATCATTAATCTTACAGGTTTTGCAAGTTGCTCTGGCTTTCAGTGCCTAGAAGAAATAAAggtgatttcttcttccttttcgcGTGATTTGTTTTTACTCTATTATCCTTTTTGTAGGCCAAACAAAAAAGATAAATCCATGATGGCATATGGATGATCAAATCCACAATAACATATAAGAGGATATAGACGGATAAATTCACATAATCATACAGACAGATAAATCTATATCAACATATAGACGGATAAATCCATATCAAtatatagacggacaaatccaTATTaacatatagacggacaaatctccatcaccatatagacggacaaatccaTATCGCTATATAGACAAATCCACATCAATATACAGATGGATAAATCCACATCACCATATAGATGGACAAATCTATATCAACATACAGACGGACAAATCCACATCACCATACAGACAGACAAATCTACATCACTATATAGACGAACAAATCCATATCACCATATAGACGGGCAAATCCATATCACCATATAGACGGATAAATTCACATCCtatatagacggacaaatccataaagaggccaacttaaggtgaaAAGGGACTTAAATATCCACCTtgagattggaaagttatagttcctttcaaggacaaacccacgaagaggttaacctaaggtgcaaagggactaaCACAGTGTTTAAAAAAGCGCCCACTCCATCGCTTTAAGCGAGAAGCGAGGCAAAGCGTGAAAGGCAGCACTTCAGCAAGGTGAAGCGACTCAGGTCAGTAAAAGTGACCGCTTCTCTGTAAAAAGCGAGAAGCGGGTAAAGCGAAGCGAAGACATTAAGCGTCCGCTTCTCTATATTAAAATACCCAACCCTATTTTATTAAAAACAAGTTTTTTGGATTAAACACTGCTCTGGACTTCTTCAATAGCTGTGACTAgcattcttcaacttccaacagcAACGACACTTCTGATTTCTGAAAGAATCTCAAATCATCAACTAgggttgttcttcttcttcttcaacttcaagaCTTCAACAGGTATGTTctgaacttcttcttcttcttcttcttattctttttctttttctttctaaacgTCCAAAAAGCGGCGAAATGCTGGCGAATTGTTTCCAGAATTTTACTACCCAATTTTTCCAGAATTTTACTGCCCAATTTTTCAGTTATTAACAGAGAATTTCTCTGATTTTTTATATCCTTTATTCTTAGTTCTTATTGCCTTTCTTATGTGTTATGTAGTTGTTCTTTTAATGGCGCCAAAAGAATATAGGAAAGACCCGGCTTGGGCTTACTCTGAAAGAGTTTGCGAGACCAACAAGATGGCAATTAGATGTCTTTTTTGTGACAAGATTTCAAATGGAGGAATCTATCGTCAAAAAGCGCATCTAATCGGTGGTGATCCAAATGTCGCATCTTGTCCTAAAGTTCCATCGCATGTTAGGAAAGATTTGAAAGTATTCCTTCATAAAAAGAGAGAGTTAAAGACTCAAATGATTCATGAACAAGAACTGTATAATCTTGATGACGATGATGAAACAGAAGAAGGTGACGATGCTTCGTCGCTTCCACCAAAATCACAAAAGCGGGGAAGGATGCAACCAATGTCTTCTAGTTGTGGATCTACTGGTAAGACCAAAGGTCATATGGATTGTTACTTCTCGCATAAATCTGGAGATAAGGAAGGAAAAAGTGGTAATCCTCAAATTGATGCCAAAGCGATTTTGAGCGATCGTGCAATTACAATGTTTGCGCGGTGGATGTATGATGCAGGTCTTCCttttaattgtgttaattataCCGACACTTTTTCTGCTTTTATTGAGGCCGTAGGCCAATATGGTCCAGGAATGAagcctccaacatatcatgaaGTTAGAGGGCCATATCTAAAAAAAGAGGTGGCAGAGGTGAACAAAATCGTGGAGGAGCACAAAGTAgaatggaacaagtttggttgttcCATTATGATGGATAAGTGGACGGCGAGAAATGAAAAAATGATCATCAATATCTTGGTGAATTCTCCTAAGGGAAGCCTATTTCTTGAGTCCGTTGATGCAAACGACTCTTCGATTGATTCAACCAAAATGTACTCCTTGTTCAAGAGTACAATAGACTCTATTGGAGCAGAAAATATTGTTTAAGTTGTCACAGACAATGCCAGTGAAAATGTTAAAGCTGGTGATTTGATATCTGCTAGGTACCCGCATATTTATTGGACTCCGTGTGCAGCACATTCCAATAATTTGATCTTCGGTgacattttcaaggaaagaccCTTCAGTTCAATCTTTAATCAGGCAATTAGAGTACATTCCTCTATTGTTCAAAGgcctttgttattgaatatgatGAAGAGATTCACTAAACAAAGAAAGCTTGGTGAAACCCGCAAAGACAAGATTTGCTACTGCTTTCTTGACTTTGCATAGGATGTATGAGCAAAAAAGCAATTTGAAGAAGTTGTTTGTTTCAGATGAGTACACTAACAGTGCCTATGGAAGGGAAGCTCGAGGGAGAGAATCTGCAGATATTATACTTTCTCCTTCATTCTGGAACAATgtggttcatgcattgaagattggtGGTCCTTTAGTTAAAGTGCTTCGTTTGGTGGATGGGGAGCAAAGGCCACCAATAGGCTACCTGTACGAAGCAATGGATAGGGAAAATGAGGCTATTCAAGTCTCTTTTAGTgatcaaataaaatacaaaagagTCTTTGAGATCATAGATAAAAGGTGGGATAGTAAGCTTCATAGCCCTTTGCATGCAGCTGGACTTGTTTTGAACCCGGAACTGTTTTATGATAATGAAGAGAGGATTCTAGGAGATGAACTTTTGTGGAATGGATACTATGAATGTATTGAGAAGTTGATACCTAAAGAATCCGTGCAAGATAAAATAACAGAGCAATTTAGTATTTATAGGAATGCTGAGcaactttttggaaaaaacatGGCGATTAGACAAAGAAAGACGAAGTCACCAGGTGAGCGAGTGCTTATATGTTATTTTATAGTTAATAAGTTATTTCTTTATCaatattatgttttgaaaattttttcTACTTCTACAGTTGAATGGTGGAAGCAATATGTCCATTCCACTCCAGATTTACAAAAGTTTTCCATCAAGGTTCTAAGTCTAACATGTAGCTCATCCGGGTGTGAAAGGAATTGGAGCGTGTTTGAACATGTAAGAACTAAGAAGAAAGATTTAGTATATtgagataattaaattatatctcaatTGTCCTAATCTTACTAATTACTTATTATTTGCAGATTCATACCAAAAAGAGGAACAAACTAACCTTAAAGCGTCTTAATGATCTAGTATTCATTAAGTACAATAGAACATTGAGGCGTCGTTACAATTCTCGCAATGTAATTGATCCAATTAGTTTGGACAACATCGATGATGCTAATGAATGGATAATTGGAGTCCCGGAAGATCATGCAGATGAAGAAATATTTGAGAAAACTTCTGATTTCACTTGGGGTGATGTTGCGGAGGCACGTGGAATTGGGGAGAGGATTTATGGTTTGAGGGGGAGTACCTCAACTTCAAGTTCACAGAGGAAGGGAAAAGATGCAGCTACTTTGTCCCtagttgatgaagaagaagaagttgaagaagatgacaagcaatataataatgatagtggaatacaagaatttgacaatcttgtagaagaataggatgctcattttgtactttaatTGATGCTACTATTTAGTTTTTacattgaagtattgaacatttgcttacaattacatgtgttgtctatgcaatttttcatttccttttttaaATTTCGCTTCACTTCAAAAAAACGAGCGCTTCGCTTCCCGCTTTAAGGGAAATGGGGGTTGTCACTTTTTctcgcttcacgctcttcacaacactggACTAACATGTCTAATTAaagattgaaaaattataaagCCTCAACTTAAAGGCTTGGTGGTTTgtagacttcaacttgaagaccaacAAATTTGAAGATTAGACGGACTTGAAAATTTAGTGAACTTTGATGCTTCAACTTGAAGAGCGGTTGACttttaaacttcaacttgaaaaattagcagacttgaagacttcatCTTTAAGACTTGTAGGGCTTAAATAATTTAACTTGAAGACAGGCGAATTTGAGGACTTCAAATTGAAGACCGACATACATGAATACTTGGAGGGATTGAATACTTCAACTTAAAGTTTGGTGGACTTGCAGACTTCAACTTGATGGGCAGTGGACTTGCAAAATTTAACTTGAAAAGTGACatacttgaagatttggagggcttatacaattcaacttgaagaccaGGGAACTTGAGGACTTCAAATTGAAGATTTGGCCTTCTACTAAAAGTCTACATCTATCCATCGGAGATGCCAATTTGCTATGGAGGCTTGCCCCCATTGAACCACCAATCCTTGATAAGGCACAAAGTTCATGTAGGCCTGATTTTTAAGTTCCAATCAAGTGGATTATATTCCATCATTCTTCCTTCGGATAACGATTGGGGTAATATGTATATTTTGACCTCATGCGACTGAACTCAAAATGAAACCCTAATCtacctacgtacctcggtgaagaggatcaaatCATAATGTAGTTCAGAATGggtaagttttttttctttctttaatgttCTAACTTTTTCCTAGGCTGCCTCTTTCGAAGTTTTTAACCTAACAGACTCTCTTTTTTTGTCGTACATATTTTATACTCTTGTAAGCCAGGAGTAGCATGCAGTTTATGCTCTTGCATTAAGGAGCGCAGCGACTTGCAATTTAAGCTCGTATTTGGAggagctttgcaacttgaagattttgctcaaatttgaagagcttcATAACATGTAGTTTAGGCTTGTGCGTCTATGAGTGTTGTAATTTGAATATTTAGCTTACAATTCAAAATGTTTCGCGACTTGAAGACTTGCTCAATtttgaagagctttgcaacttgaagttccagctcgaatttgaagagctttgtgACTTGAAGATTTAGCTCAAAGTTGAAGAGCTTTGCAACCTGAACACTTTGCTTGAATTTGGAGAGATTTACAAGTTGAAAACTTttctcgaatttgaagagctttacatCTTGAAGTTTGGCTCAAATTTAAAAAGCTTTGCAACTTGAACTCTTTGCTCGACTTTGAAGAGCTTTCGACTTGAGTCTTTGCTCAAATTTGAAAAACTTTACGACTTGAAGACTTttctcgaatttgaagagctttacaacttgaagactttgctcgaatttgaagagctttacgtCTTAAAGATTTAGTTCAAAATTGGGGAGCTTCgtgacatacaatatatactcATGTGCCAAGAagcattataacttgcagtttaggctcgtgcgttaAGGAGCATTACAACGTGCAATTTTGGCTCATACGTTTAGGAGCATTACACCTTACAGTTGAGGCTCGTGCGTTGAGGAGCATTATAAcctgcagtttaggctcgtgcactGAGGAGCATTGCAACGtgtagtttaggctcatgcgccacgaagcattataacttgcagtttaggcttgTGTGTTAAAGAGCATTTCAACATACAGTTTAGGATCATGCGTCAAGGAGCATAATGACTTGTAATTTAAGCTCATGTTTTAAggagctttgcaacttgaagattttgctcgaatttgaagagctttatgacctgcagtttaggctcgtgcatcCAGGAGCATTGTAATTTGAAGATTTAGCTTACAATTCGAAATGCTTTGCAACTTTAAGACTTGATCAATtttgaagagctttgcaacttgaatttccacttgaatttgaagagttttacaacttgaagactttgccaaatttgaagagctttatgTTTTGAAGTTTGGCTCGAATTTGAAAAACTTTGCGATTTGAAATCCTTACTCGACTTTGAAGAGCTTTCGACTTGAGCCTTTGCTCGtatttgaagagctttgcaacttgaacACTTTGCCCAAATTTGAAAAGCTTTACAACTTGAAGACTTTGTTCGAATTTAAAGAGCTTTACGCCTTAAAGATTTAGTTCAGAATTGGGGAGCTTtatgacatacaatatatactcATGTACCAAGAagcattataacttgcagtttaggctcgtgtgtTGAGAAACATtacaacatgcagtttaggctcatgcattgaggagcattataacttgcaATTTAGGCTCGTGCATTAAAgagcattataacttgcagtttaaGCTCGTGCATTGaggagcattataacttgcagtttaggct comes from the Nicotiana tabacum cultivar K326 chromosome 14, ASM71507v2, whole genome shotgun sequence genome and includes:
- the LOC142168928 gene encoding uncharacterized protein LOC142168928, with amino-acid sequence MDCLSPYHVILDFHAKNVTLAMLGLPRLEWSGLLGHLPSMVVSFLKAQLMVKKGCLAYLAFVRDVSADSPLVDLVPVVREFLDVFHADLPGKLPDKNIDFGIDLAPDAQPISIPPYCLALEELKELKEHLQEFLDKGFIWPSVSPWDALGGARATFEDCASDSEGEEAVTSILQLPTATTLLISERISNHQLGLFFFFFNFKTSTVVLLMAPKEYRKDPAWAYSERVCETNKMAIRCLFCDKISNGGIYRQKAHLIGGDPNVASCPKVPSHVRKDLKVFLHKKRELKTQMIHEQELYNLDDDDETEEGDDASSLPPKSQKRGRMQPMSSSCGSTGKTKGHMDCYFSHKSGDKEGKSGNPQIDAKAILSDRAITMFARWMYDAGLPFNCVNYTDTFSAFIEAVGQYGPGMKPPTYHEVRGPYLKKEVAEVNKIVEEHKVEWNKFGCSIMMDKWTARNEKMIINILVNSPKGSLFLESVDANDSSIDSTKMMYEQKSNLKKLFVSDEYTNSAYGREARGRESADIILSPSFWNNVVHALKIGGPLVKVLRLVDGEQRPPIGYLYEAMDRENEAIQVSFSDQIKYKRVFEIIDKRWDSKLHSPLHAAGLVLNPELFYDNEERILGDELLWNGYYECIEKLIPKESVQDKITEQFSIYRNAEQLFGKNMAIRQRKTKSPVEWWKQYVHSTPDLQKFSIKVLSLTCSSSGCERNWSVFEHIHTKKRNKLTLKRLNDLVFIKYNRTLRRRYNSRNVIDPISLDNIDDANEWIIGVPEDHADEEIFEKTSDFTWGDVAEARGIGERIYDFNLMGSGLAKFNLKSDILEDLEGLYNST